The sequence ACCTAGCGGCCCGACCGGTGCAGGTGCTACCGGTGCAACTGGGGCATCGGGTCCCTCGGGTCTGACCGGACCAACCGGCGCAACTGGACCCTCGGGTCCATCCGGACTTGAAGGACCTAGCGGCCCGACCGGTGCAGGTGCTACCGGTGCAACTGGCCCATCGGGTCCCTCGGGTCTGACCGGACCAACGGGTGCGACTGGTGCAACGGGACCTTCTGGTCTTACTGGTGCTACCGGCGCAACGGGTGCAACGGGACCTTCTGGTCTTACTGGTGCTACCGGCGCAACGGGCGCAACTGGAGCATCGGGCCCCTCTGGTCTGACCGGACCAACCGGTGCAACTGGAGCATCGGGCCCCTCTGGTCTGACCGGACCAACCGGTGCAACTGGACCTTCTGGTCCCACCGGTGCAGGTGCAACAGGAACAACGGGTGCTAGTGGACCATCTGGTCCATCTGGTTTGACAGGTCCATCTGGTCCATCTGGGCTTACTGGACCAAGTGGCCCTACCGGTTCCCTCACCTCAGCTTCCAACTATCTCGGGGCGGATGTTACGTTGAGTGCGACTCCAAATACTCCAAGCATTACGGGGCCAACCTTGACCCCGGCTGCAGGAACATATTTCGTGACAGGACATTTAACGATTCGGCCTTCGGCTACTGCCGCGCTGCTTGATACGACCGCAAATTTGATGTGCGGATCAACTATTATTTCAACTTCTGAGGTTGCAATACCGAAGGCTGGCGCGGGCACGTGGGACATTGCCACTATTTCTTTGGCTGGCATTTGCGTTATCGACGCTGTCAATACTGTGATTCACATGGAAGCTTCCGCGACGACCGCAAGTGCCGTAATACTTACATCCCCGATCGCTGGAGGTGTTGCAAATAAGGCAAGCGGAATTCAAATTGTGAAAATAGGGTAGTGCCTCGACGGTCGATTTTTTGAACGCTAGTCATGGAAGGTTGCGCATCCACGGCGCACGGTGAACGATTTGGAAACTGTTTTTCGCGATTACATGAATTAAATAATTACCGAGACCTGCGGAATCTCTTTGGAAGAAGTCGTCTCATTTTCTTCTGGATTTTTCTGCCTTGCTCGATGGGGGAGAGGGCCAAAATTTGCATCTCGGCCGCTTCTTCCGGGGACATGACATCAGTAATAGCAGGGCTGTCGAGATCAAGGGAATCTGCGATCCGCTCCAAGTTTGTTACTAGAGAAATGCCGCGCGCAAATTGCGCGAGATGAATTTTCTGTCCGCGTTCCATGAATTCCTCGGCTAGAGATTTGAGTGCCGCGCGCAAATCATTGGTCCTCGCATTGTGCGTCGCCTCTGAAATTTCTTCACCTAGGGTTGAACTCTCTTTTCGAATGGCGATGCCAGCAGAAGTAAGTGCATGAGAGATTTTTTCAGTGATGCTAGGTGGTAAGTCTTTGTCGAGAGAGATATCAAAAAGAGTTCGCGCGATTGTTCTCACTTGCACGACGGAATGCTCTATCGCGACGCCGCGTTCGTAGAGTTCTTCGGCTTCCTCTTCTCTTGCCATAGGAAACCACCGTGCGTAAGAGCGAGCCTCAAGCGCTTGGGCTCGGACGGTAGGAATTTCCTCCATCAGTACTCGTGCTGCTCCAAGCATTTTGGCGGCTATATCTCGCGTGTAACCATAAAACACCGCCTCGGACATTAATTCGAGTAAGTCCGCTGACTTATCTGCAAGAGATTTGATTCTGTCGATCGTTCGACCGGCGGGAGACTTCGGGTGGGCGAAGTAAGAAAATACGACCGCTATGCACATTCCAATAACGGTGGAAAGAGTTCGGTGGATCGCTTTCGTCTCGGCAAGGCCTGGGCCGAGAACAATGAGAGCGGTGATGGGCACATTTATTGATGCAACTTCACCTAGATGTAATGCACGCGATGCAACCAGGGAAAGAATGACAGTCACAAAAACTGTTGTTACGCCGAAACCAAAAAAATGTAGTGATATAAAGGCAGTGCCTACTCCGATCGCAGTGCCAAGGAGTTGGCCAAATCCTTCGCGTAGGGATTTATTTACGGATATTCGAACCGTCAAAGTCGCGACAATGGCTGCAACGAGTCCACCATTTTCGATCACTTGGTTTCCAACCAGCCACGATACGGCGGCGGCACTTGCGGTTACGAGAATCCATTGAATCCAGTACTTGCGCTTGGCAAAAGGAGCGATTACTCGTTGCCAGATTGAATTCATTGACTTCTCCGCCTCTGAGGAAATACAGGTTATCAGGGTGGTTTCATTCTGAACTGCATCGCAATTAAAGTTATGCTTCGTTGTCGCTTCTAACGTTAAGGTTCATTTTTATGGCGAAAGAAATAAATCATTCCCAAGTGTTAGACGACGCGGTGTGGTCAGCGCTTAGTGGACCTCACGCCTTAATGGCAGAAGTGCATGGAATGTCCAGGCGCTATCCATTGGACATCTCTCCGTTTGGCGCGATAGAAGATCCTCACAATCCGCAAGCATGGCGTGACCTTTCAGAATTAATCGGCCCTGGTGGGCATGTTCTTCTAACAGGTCCAGAACTCCACATCGCGGACGGCTGGGAAATTATTGATGGCGGATTTGGCCTGCAGATGACTGGAGAGGATGTCGAGGGAGAACTCGATACCGAGGGAGAACTCGATGCCGAGGCGATTCCGCTTGGCGATGATGATGTGCCAGAAATGCTCGATCTTGTTTCCCGCACTCAACCAGGTCCCTTTCTTCCACGCACTATCGAGCTTGGTGGGTACTTAGGGTTTCGCGTAAATGGCGCACTTGTCGCCATGGCCGGTTGCCGGATTCATCCCCAGGGTTGGCGTGAGATCAGTGCCGTCTGCACGGATGAGTCGCAACGGGGGAAGGGGTTGGCGGGTCGCCTTGTGAAGGCGGTTGCTGCCAACATTCGAGCCGAGGGGGATATGCCGTTCCTTCACGTCTCTGAATCAAATGCAAATGCAATTCGCCTGTATCTAGCCATGGGATTTCGGATTAGGATGCGCACGCAATTTGCCGTCATTAAAGAGGTTTCAGCGTAGTTTTTTGCTCATTTCTGTGACCCCGGTTACAGGATGTACAGGGAATAAAAGGAGGTTAACTTCGGTTAATAGCCAACGAGGGATGTCTATTGCACTCGGCTTTAGCATTACCAATCCACGTGCCCACGTAGTTATTGAGAAACTTCAAGAGTTGTTAGAGAGGACTAGTTAATATGGCCACAATCAATATCGGGAACGAATCCTTCAGTGAGACAGTCAGCAAAGGCGGGATTACCTTTGTAGATTTCTGGGCTGCTTGGTGTGGACCTTGCAGAATGTTCGCTCCAGTATTTGAAGCTGCCTCTGAGAAGTTTCCAGAGATTACTTTTGCCAAGGTTGATACAGAAGCCGAGCAAGAATTGGCGCAGGGCGCGGGAATCTCCTCCATCCCAACCTTGATGGCTTTCAAGGATGGAATCTTGGTTTTCAGCCAACCTGGTGCGCTTCCTGCCCCGTCATTTGAAGAGTTGATTCAAGCCGTTCAGGGCTTGGATATGGACGACGTCCGCAAGCAGATTGCCGAAGAAGAGGCAGCAGCCAAAGGATAGGCACCGAGTCTGATCTATATGAACGTTTGGTCATGCGAGCAGTACTTATTCGATTGATTGTTGGCGCAAGACTCGCAGAGTAGGACCAATTCGTGGCAGGCGACATTGGCACAGTTATAAAATTGCTTCGTTGCAGTCGAACATTTTTCGCACTCGCCAATGATTTTTGTATTTTCTGAGAAGTCAATCGCCATGCGTGCGTCAAATGTGTAAAGGGATCCCTCCCACAGAGAGCTATCGCCATACTTCTTGCCGTACCTCACAATTCCACCTTCAATTTGGTAGACCTCTTTGAATCCGCGTTTCTTCATTACCGATGAAAGGACTTCGCACCTTATTCCGCCTGTGCAGTAGGTGACAATCGGCTTTTCTTTGAGGTGATCGTATTTGCCACTTTCAATCTCGCTTACGAAGTCCCGAGAAGTCATTACATCAGGCACAACCGCATTTCGGAATTTCCCGATCTTCGCTTCGAAGGCATTGCGGCCATCGAAGAAAACAACATCGTCACCGCGTTCTTTGACTAATTTCTCTACGTCGTAGGGCTTGAGATGCACTCCGCCGCCGACAACGCCATTCTCATCAACTTCAAGTTCTGTTGGATTTCCAAATGCAACGAGCTCATCGCGTACACGTACCTTGAGACGAGGAAAATCATTTCCATCACCATCTGACCATTTGAAATCGATTTTCTTAAATCCTGGGTAAGCCTTTGTGGCTTTGACATATTTCTTTAGGGCGGACATATCTCCACCAAGAGTTCCGTTAATGCCGTGCGGTGAAATCAAGATACGTCCATTTAGACCGAGTGCTTCACAGAGGGTCTGCTGCCAGAGTCGAATTGCTTCGGGGTCGGAAATAGGCGTGAAACCGTAATAAAGAATAACCTTTTGAAGTTCCACGGAGGAATCTTACCCAATGGAGATACCATTTTTTTCTAACGTAAGGCTACGCGTTTGTGACAAGTTGGCGAAGGCAGAACCCACTTTCTGGCAGTAATCGGCGTACTGTTTAGGCGTGGGTCACGTACAGGGCACAAGGAGGCTTTGAGAATGAAAAAGTCACCGAACCAAATACTGGCTACTGTCTTCGCGTTACTAATCATCGCAGTTGTTCTTGTGACTCTCTTTACCTCTGGGAACGCATCTAAAACCCTTGACCCTGCGACGCCGGCGGGGACCGTGCAGGGTTATTTGGCCGCCGTGCTAAAGGGCGATTATGAGAAGGCAGCGCAGTTCATTTCATCGGAAAGTTCGTGTGATGTTCAAGATCTTGATCGCGTCTACACAATGGACACAGCACGGGTCGATCTCGTCAAAACGGAGGTAGACGGTGAGCACGCACAGGTCTGGGTTAAAGTCGATTACCCGTCTGGTGCACCATTTGATGCGGTGAGGGTGGAAGATCACACCTTTCGTCTCATCCAAGTGAATAATCATTGGTTGCTAACTGGAATTCCATGGCCACTTTATGATTGCGGAGTGATCGCGAAATGATAATTGGCGCTCTATTTCCAGTCATTCTTCTTGTCATAGTCATTTTGGTCATTCGGAGATTTACTAGTCGTGATGATCACGGTCCCGTAACAGGGAATTCCGTGAGGAGATTTTTCCAATTCCTCCTCATGTATGGACTTCTCGTTGTATCAGGAGTGGGGTTCTCTGGATTACTTGGACGACTTCTGCGCGCAGACAGCCTTGTGGTCCTAGACCAAACCGGACTAGCGAGAAACTTTTCATTCGTTGTCGTTGGTGTTCCTCTGTATGCACTTTTGGCCTTCTGGACAAGGCGCAAATTCATCGCCGAGCCCGTTGAGGCAAAGTCATTCGGTTGGACTTTCTATATCACCGCATCTTCTGTAACCGCGCTTCTCTTTACTTTTTTTGCGTTCCGCGAGATTCTCACGTGGGCAGTAGACGATGTGAACTACAACGGCGAATCAATCGCCAGAGTTATTGTTTGGGGAGCAATCTGGGGCGCACATTGGTGGCTTGATGCTCGAGTTACTCCTAAGACCAGTACCAGATATCACCACCTCATTGGATCACTTATTGGACTGGTGGCAGTGTTTGTCGGCTTGAGCGATTTGCTCTCTGCGGGTCTTGGTCGCGTTTTTCATCTAGGTGGAGATGCAATTTTCATGCGAGGAGGCGACTCCATTTGGTTGAGCGCTATTACCTTGATCACTGGAATACCGGTTTGGTGGCTCTACTGGATGAGGACATACTCAAAATCTTCCAAAGACTCGCTCTGGTTTGGCTACGTATTGCTGGCAGGTGTGGCTGGCGGACTGATAGTCGCAGTTTCGTGTGCCAGCACGGTTCTCTACCAAGTTTTAGTCTGGTTCATAGGGGAGCCAGCCTCTACAGAGGCCGCATTCCATTTTCAGAACGCGTCAAATTTCGCAGGCGCGGCCATAGTCGGCTTCATAACATGGTGGTACCACCATGCGGTACTCGATGAAGAGAGAGTCGCTGCTCGAACTGAGGTGCAGCGGATTTATGAATATTTAATTGCTGGTATTGGTCTTGCAGCGGCATCTGGTGGAATTGGAGTGCTTCTTACTGCACTTGTTCAAGAGCTCACTAGTTCTACATCGCTAGTCGGCGGTAGTGGTTCTAGCAATACCCTAATCGCAGCGGGCACGCTCTTGATTATTGGTGGACCAGTGTGGTTGATATTCTGGAGCCGGGTTCAGAATGCCACGCAGAAATCTCCTGCAACAGAGCATGCATCCGCTACCCGTCGAATCTATCTTTTTCTACTTTTCGGCGTAGGTGGACTGGCTGGAGTAGTCGCCCTGTTAGTTGGGGTTTTCTTCTTCTTCGACGATGTATTTAAAGGAAACTTCGGTATCGCCACTTTTCACCGAGCCCGCTTTACTATAAGTATTTTGCTAACAGCTTTTGCGGTCGCTGGTTACCACTGGATGATTTATAGGAACGAACGAGAACTTGGGATACCAGGTCAAAAAGGACTTCAGTTTGTTTTCCTCATCGGAGCGAAGGATATTGAATTGAACCGCGCAATAACTCATCAGACGGGCGCTCGAGTCCAAGCCTGGAAACGAGTTAATGACACAAGCAGTTTTGGATCGACTGAGGAAGTGCTAAAGATTCTGTCAGCAGTTGAAAGCGAGAACGTTCTCTTACTTGCCGACCCAGACGGAGTGAAGGTAATTCCAATCGATCGCGATTAATTCTCTTGCGAGAGCCGTAGAAACTACAGCCAGTCAGATTTTTTGAATTTTCGAAAGAGAAACAATGTCAACAAAACCATCCCACCGATCACAAGTGGATAGCCAAAACGAGTGCTAAGTTCTGGCATGTGTTCGAAGTTCATTCCGTAGATGCCTGCGATCATTGTTGGCCCCGAAGCAAGTGCGACCCACGCCGTAATTTTTCTTACGTCAATATTCTGTTGAACTTGTACGTGGGCTAGGTCTGCTTGCAGAACAGAAGTGAGCATCGAGTCCAATCCGGTGGCGTGGTCGCAAGCGCGCATTAAGTGGTCTAACGTGTCTCGGAAGAAGGGTTTTAGCGGCTCGGGTACCAGGGTGAAGTTCTCACCAGCTACTTTCTGCACGGGGAGAACAAGCGGCTCGATAGCGTGACGAAACTCGATGAATTCTCTCTTTAGAAAGTAGATATCTTGCGAGAAGGTTTGGCGTCTGCCGCTAAAGACTTTGGTTTCTAGCCTCGCAACCTCTTGTTCGAGGGCTGTGGCAATCGCTATGTACCCATCAATAACTCGATCAAGAACTGCGTGAAGAACCGCATAGGGTCCAAGGGCCATCAGCTCTGGCTTTGCTTCAAGATCTCTTCGCACGGTGGCCAGAGGAGAACCTTCCCCGTGACGCACAATCACAATGAAATGATCGGATATAAAGCAGAGAATTTCGCCGGTGGAAATTTCTGTTTCGGTTGGGTCAAAGAAAACTGTTTTTAAAACGAAGAGAGTGAGACCTTCATAGCCTTCTATCTTTGGACGTTGTTTAGCGTGTACTGCATCTTCTACAGCGAGGGGATGGAAATTCAGTTCACCCACGATCATTTGCAATTCTTCATGGGACGGTTCCGCCAGACCCAGCCAGACAAACCCTCCGCTGGATTTTGCAATGTCTACTAAGTCCGAGATATCGGTTGGTCCATCAACGCGTATGCCTTTTTGGTAAAGCGCGGAGTCAACGATCACACGAAATTATATTGCTTTAGTTCGTGCCGAGTGCAAAATTTGGAGTGGAGAATCTAGTCAAGGGGTTCGGTATTGACTACAGTGTTCAAAAAGGGGGCATGAAGTGAAGAGATTTCTGGCTTCAGGAGTAGCTCTAGGCATCATGGTCGCCACGCTCGGGGCGACGGGCGCATCTGCAGCGGATCCGCTTCCAGGATCAAGTGCGTGCAACAAGGTTAAGGCCCAGGTTCTGGCGTATGAAAAGCAGGAACAGATTTTTAAGAAGGATTATGAGCCCGTGAACGGTATATGGTCTTGGTTTTTTACGAGTGCTCATCTGAACAAATACTGGAATCTACAGAAGGAGATTGTCGATTTTGAAGTAGCAATGTTTGCGTACGACGTGAAGAATATTTCATGTTTCACGCCACGTCAGCGGAGATATGCCAAGACTGAATTTGAAGAATGGAAGAGCATTCAGAGATTCATCGCGGAGACACCTGATTGGGTGACTGGTTTTTCATTCGTCCCAATTGCCTGGGATTCCATCTTCAAGGCTTAAGACCTCATGTGCTCGTCTAGTTCGATTTGGTGCAACTTGCGAATTTGTATAGACAAATCAAAACCCCCGACTCCTATTTAGAACTCCAACTTTCGGGGTTCAGTTCACATGAGCCGGGAGTTTTGATTATTCGCTATTTAGTTTTTTTGTTCTTCCCGTTATCGGGCTTTGTTGGAGCGAGAGGCTTCACAGGATTGGATGGCTTGACTGGAAGCGGTGGCTTGGTCAACTCTGCTGGTTTAACTGGCTTAACTGGGGCGGCACCCAGGGCAGCTTTAGCGCTCTGGAATGCTTCGTTCGCCGCGGAAGTTGCGGTTGCATGATTCTTAAGCGCCAGTTCCATTTGTGCATCGGTCGTGGCGGAGGCCACAGCCGCGAGGAATTCGCTATCTGCTTTGTTCATAGCTGCCCGGCGAGCGGTGATGATAGGTGTCAATTTTGCCAGGTAGGCGGCTTCAAGGACCCGATACTGCTCTAACGCTGCCTTGTATGGTGCTAGATACTTGTCGAGAGTTGCTTGCCAATCGGCCCAGTACTTCTCCATGGCGATTCGGTAGTTAATTGAATTGACGGTGAGTGCAATCCGGAATTTCAAAAGTCCGGTCTTGTAGGCGAGTAAATCTGCACTACTGGCAGAGGTGGATTTAGTTGCTTTTGGGGTGGCGGTTTCATCGGCGCTTACAACGCTCGCCGAACTCATAATCAATCCTGCCGTCAGGAGAGCTGCGCCCAACGTTCTTCTAGTTTTCATGATTTACTCCTCAAGCGAAGTCGGGCCCTATTGCCCCACGTAAAAAGTTTTGACGATGACTTTGTGCATTCTCTGAGAGAATTCTCCTGCGCTTATGTGGATTTTGAAAGGAAATTAGGGCTGATTCTCGTCTTCCCTGCAGACAAATCCAAGGGGCAGTTGTAGCATCAAAGTGAGGTCTTACATCACTTGTTAGGAGGTGGCGGTGACAAGAGGCCAAGAAGGTTTAATGAAGACACCGTCTGGTCGTGGTAAGCGACCCTTGCTTATTCTTTTAGTATCTGCGCTGAGCGTGTTTATGATTTCGCCAGTTGCAGCAGTTTCACTGCCTTCGGCACCCCAATATGTGGAGGCAATGGCGGGGCCGACTCAGGTAGCGGTCACATGGGATCCGCCGAGTTCCAATACAGAGGCAACCCTCACCTACACTGCACGGGTTTGGACAGTCCCACCCCCCACCGCCTCGCCAATTTTTGGATCCTGCTCCACGACAAGTCTGGGGTGTGTAGTTTCTGGATTAGCGACCGGTTCGACGTATTACGTGGACGTGGTGGCAAGCAATAGTGCCGGCACCGGTGGACCAAGTGCCATGAAGCCAATATCTCCAGGTAATGCTGGATCTCCTCCAAGTAATGTTTCTGCAACAAGTGATAGCAAGGGAATGCTGAGCGTTAAATGGTCTCCGTCATCTTCGCTGGGGACTGGTCAGTTTGCTTGGTATGCCGCCGAAGTTTTTACTGGACCAGAAATCTCCGCTGGGTCATACGCGGGATACTGCACCGAAAGTTCAGCTCTGGGAAATAGTTGTCTGATCGGCGGACTCAAATTGGGCACTGCATACTATGTTCAAGTTAGAACCGTATCGTCACTCGGGTCCAGTTATCCAACAACGCCGAGATACAAAGTCATCGTTGGAAGCGCTGCCAGCGCAACGCCAACTTCTGCAGCGACTTCCAAGCCAAGGCTGTCGGCACCTCAATCGGTGAAGGTGGTTGCTCTTTCCAAAGCAATTCGGGTTTCCTGGAAAGCACCGGTATTCACAGCGGGTAAGAGAATCCTTGGATACCGAGCAGGGGCGTACGGTCCAGCTCACACGTTGCTCTCTTATTGCAAAACTACAGCGAGAGTTTTCACATGCACAATCTTAAAGTTGAAGCCGAAGAAGGCTACGTACATTGGCGTGGTCGCGCTTTATTCGGGCGTGGAGAGCCCATTGTCCAAATTGATTGCCGTCATTCCCAAGAGTTAGGGGTTGAAAGTGAAGGAAGAAATCGTCCAAGAAATCTTCGCAAAGTTGGAATCACTTGCGCTTTCTCCGGTCAAAGGCGGAGATTCGGATATCACCGTCGATTGCGAGTTGCTCGATGCCAAGGGTGGGTCAGGGGAGAAGAAAATCATCTACGAAAATGCCGTGTTGGTTGATGATGAAGAGAGGACTGTTTTCCTCTACGAGAAAACCACCGAGAAAAGTAAGGGGTTTTCGTTTGGGGCAAGCGGTGAGTCTTCTTTTCAATCTGGCAAGACTCTCATGCGGCACGTAAAGGGAACTTTCATAGGCCTCAACGGCGTGGTGATCAACTATGACTTTGATATTGGTGAAATCTCCAAGTCAATCAAGGCAATTGCTGAGAAGAACGGGTACAAATTCAAGACGGTAATCCGACGAAAGAGCGCTCAACTTCGCCACTGAGCAATCAGACTGGGTCGCTCGGTAAGTAGGTGATGAATTAAGACTCCGAAGAGCGAATTACACCAGGCAAACCACGACCTTGAGTATTCATTGGGATTGTCAACATCAAAGCTCTCATGAAGTAATCCAGTGCCTGCGCTTGATTTGATAAGTAGGAGAAGGCAATCTCGTATTTCTGCCTCATCCTGACTCGTGAGTGCTTGAAAAATGAGAGAGGTAGGCCAGATCCTTTTTTTGCCCGTGTGCGGAGATCCAATCCCTGAGCCTAAAATTCCTCGGTAGAAATATGGGTTCCCTGAACTCAAAACAAATGAGCGAGTTGCTTGGTAAACCAGACTGCTCGGGTCTACTGCGTTGAAATATGGAAGAGAGAGCAGACTAGGAGCGTTTGCGTCATCCATCAGGACAGAATTTCCTAATCCGTCGACTTCGTAGGCGTAGATAGTTCCAAATGACTCGTGATCTACAGTCGCAAATCCAGCCAGCCCTTCTGAAATATCCGAGACCAAGCAATCTATCTGTTCGCCGAAATCATCAAGGTTGAGTTCGATAAGAACTCTCTGAATTTCATTTAGAACTTTGCGCGCGAAGAGATTCGCAGGGATATTAAAAGGCAGTTCACAGGCATCATCGGAAGGGCGAAAGGAAGAAGCGATCATTCCAGTAGGGACGTAGGAGGGCCCATACCCTCCATTAGAAAGAGTATCTATTGGATTCTCGGTTGCACGGTCAAAGAAATATGGACCGTGTTCGGATATCCGTTGTTGCACACGCATTGTTTGGAGGATAAGCCCGAGAGATTCCTTCCAGACTTGATTAAATGGGGTCCGATCTGCGGTTAGATTCCAGTAGGCGACACAGAGTCTTAAGTGATAACAGAACGAGTCCAGTTCCCATTTACGTTCATGCACGCCAGGCTTCATTTCGGTGAG comes from Candidatus Paceibacterota bacterium and encodes:
- a CDS encoding collagen-like protein produces the protein PSGPTGAGATGATGASGPSGLTGPTGATGPSGPSGLEGPSGPTGAGATGATGPSGPSGLTGPTGATGATGPSGLTGATGATGATGPSGLTGATGATGATGASGPSGLTGPTGATGASGPSGLTGPTGATGPSGPTGAGATGTTGASGPSGPSGLTGPSGPSGLTGPSGPTGSLTSASNYLGADVTLSATPNTPSITGPTLTPAAGTYFVTGHLTIRPSATAALLDTTANLMCGSTIISTSEVAIPKAGAGTWDIATISLAGICVIDAVNTVIHMEASATTASAVILTSPIAGGVANKASGIQIVKIG
- a CDS encoding FUSC family protein; the encoded protein is MNSIWQRVIAPFAKRKYWIQWILVTASAAAVSWLVGNQVIENGGLVAAIVATLTVRISVNKSLREGFGQLLGTAIGVGTAFISLHFFGFGVTTVFVTVILSLVASRALHLGEVASINVPITALIVLGPGLAETKAIHRTLSTVIGMCIAVVFSYFAHPKSPAGRTIDRIKSLADKSADLLELMSEAVFYGYTRDIAAKMLGAARVLMEEIPTVRAQALEARSYARWFPMAREEEAEELYERGVAIEHSVVQVRTIARTLFDISLDKDLPPSITEKISHALTSAGIAIRKESSTLGEEISEATHNARTNDLRAALKSLAEEFMERGQKIHLAQFARGISLVTNLERIADSLDLDSPAITDVMSPEEAAEMQILALSPIEQGRKIQKKMRRLLPKRFRRSR
- a CDS encoding GNAT family N-acetyltransferase, whose translation is MAKEINHSQVLDDAVWSALSGPHALMAEVHGMSRRYPLDISPFGAIEDPHNPQAWRDLSELIGPGGHVLLTGPELHIADGWEIIDGGFGLQMTGEDVEGELDTEGELDAEAIPLGDDDVPEMLDLVSRTQPGPFLPRTIELGGYLGFRVNGALVAMAGCRIHPQGWREISAVCTDESQRGKGLAGRLVKAVAANIRAEGDMPFLHVSESNANAIRLYLAMGFRIRMRTQFAVIKEVSA
- the trxA gene encoding thioredoxin, coding for MATINIGNESFSETVSKGGITFVDFWAAWCGPCRMFAPVFEAASEKFPEITFAKVDTEAEQELAQGAGISSIPTLMAFKDGILVFSQPGALPAPSFEELIQAVQGLDMDDVRKQIAEEEAAAKG
- a CDS encoding rhodanese-related sulfurtransferase: MELQKVILYYGFTPISDPEAIRLWQQTLCEALGLNGRILISPHGINGTLGGDMSALKKYVKATKAYPGFKKIDFKWSDGDGNDFPRLKVRVRDELVAFGNPTELEVDENGVVGGGVHLKPYDVEKLVKERGDDVVFFDGRNAFEAKIGKFRNAVVPDVMTSRDFVSEIESGKYDHLKEKPIVTYCTGGIRCEVLSSVMKKRGFKEVYQIEGGIVRYGKKYGDSSLWEGSLYTFDARMAIDFSENTKIIGECEKCSTATKQFYNCANVACHELVLLCESCANNQSNKYCSHDQTFI
- a CDS encoding DUF5671 domain-containing protein gives rise to the protein MIIGALFPVILLVIVILVIRRFTSRDDHGPVTGNSVRRFFQFLLMYGLLVVSGVGFSGLLGRLLRADSLVVLDQTGLARNFSFVVVGVPLYALLAFWTRRKFIAEPVEAKSFGWTFYITASSVTALLFTFFAFREILTWAVDDVNYNGESIARVIVWGAIWGAHWWLDARVTPKTSTRYHHLIGSLIGLVAVFVGLSDLLSAGLGRVFHLGGDAIFMRGGDSIWLSAITLITGIPVWWLYWMRTYSKSSKDSLWFGYVLLAGVAGGLIVAVSCASTVLYQVLVWFIGEPASTEAAFHFQNASNFAGAAIVGFITWWYHHAVLDEERVAARTEVQRIYEYLIAGIGLAAASGGIGVLLTALVQELTSSTSLVGGSGSSNTLIAAGTLLIIGGPVWLIFWSRVQNATQKSPATEHASATRRIYLFLLFGVGGLAGVVALLVGVFFFFDDVFKGNFGIATFHRARFTISILLTAFAVAGYHWMIYRNERELGIPGQKGLQFVFLIGAKDIELNRAITHQTGARVQAWKRVNDTSSFGSTEEVLKILSAVESENVLLLADPDGVKVIPIDRD
- a CDS encoding magnesium and cobalt transport protein CorA, yielding MIVDSALYQKGIRVDGPTDISDLVDIAKSSGGFVWLGLAEPSHEELQMIVGELNFHPLAVEDAVHAKQRPKIEGYEGLTLFVLKTVFFDPTETEISTGEILCFISDHFIVIVRHGEGSPLATVRRDLEAKPELMALGPYAVLHAVLDRVIDGYIAIATALEQEVARLETKVFSGRRQTFSQDIYFLKREFIEFRHAIEPLVLPVQKVAGENFTLVPEPLKPFFRDTLDHLMRACDHATGLDSMLTSVLQADLAHVQVQQNIDVRKITAWVALASGPTMIAGIYGMNFEHMPELSTRFGYPLVIGGMVLLTLFLFRKFKKSDWL
- a CDS encoding fibronectin type III domain-containing protein produces the protein MKTPSGRGKRPLLILLVSALSVFMISPVAAVSLPSAPQYVEAMAGPTQVAVTWDPPSSNTEATLTYTARVWTVPPPTASPIFGSCSTTSLGCVVSGLATGSTYYVDVVASNSAGTGGPSAMKPISPGNAGSPPSNVSATSDSKGMLSVKWSPSSSLGTGQFAWYAAEVFTGPEISAGSYAGYCTESSALGNSCLIGGLKLGTAYYVQVRTVSSLGSSYPTTPRYKVIVGSAASATPTSAATSKPRLSAPQSVKVVALSKAIRVSWKAPVFTAGKRILGYRAGAYGPAHTLLSYCKTTARVFTCTILKLKPKKATYIGVVALYSGVESPLSKLIAVIPKS
- a CDS encoding glycoside hydrolase family 125 protein encodes the protein MKEFGGFDSWSRPAPVDRAFYSRNLDQYLDEIAPKIPDQNLRNLFINTFSNTLDTTSYYTEADNEPLSYIITGDIEAMWLRDSTAQIWHYLPLMKHAPEIRSLVAGLIRRQTQCILKDPYANAFYDENKLGMHAIDLTEMKPGVHERKWELDSFCYHLRLCVAYWNLTADRTPFNQVWKESLGLILQTMRVQQRISEHGPYFFDRATENPIDTLSNGGYGPSYVPTGMIASSFRPSDDACELPFNIPANLFARKVLNEIQRVLIELNLDDFGEQIDCLVSDISEGLAGFATVDHESFGTIYAYEVDGLGNSVLMDDANAPSLLSLPYFNAVDPSSLVYQATRSFVLSSGNPYFYRGILGSGIGSPHTGKKRIWPTSLIFQALTSQDEAEIRDCLLLLIKSSAGTGLLHESFDVDNPNEYSRSWFAWCNSLFGVLIHHLLTERPSLIAQWRS